In Paenibacillus ihbetae, the following are encoded in one genomic region:
- a CDS encoding sensor histidine kinase, which translates to MFSHIKAIPWNSIRVKLVLGLLGVAIPLIALLIYMSYYSVNVIHNQVAVSNKNMISIQMRQIDNQLSEIERHLVNLSRSEVSVLTMKDAVPDNTYMMAKSDVSRKLSSDLSVYPYIDGLFVYSLPRHDFVEAYKGPMNYNGLLKMREYLQESSTNQDRFYGMEANWQLQVIEGTYYAIKVLRDDHISIGSWVSLKTLMSPLSVLNTGETGAMLFVDDQGKPLYSTKPLQDEALDFTHGFNSYYMSGKDKDYLIVGETSKKAELSMVAVIPDKLTLENLPYLKKTAAFLSAFAILLLPVSLWFLRKVLLRPLQKIVQLMRRIGEGNFNLRIEKMPSAPEEFQLVYRTFDQMVSQIEKLKIDVYEEQLSKQRAELKQLQLQINPHFFMNSLNILYHLAQVKRYELIQEMTLCLVQYFRYMFQSNNQSLVLFKDELQHTRNYLRIQQLRLPYQFESEIHVPEYLLETPVPPLMLQTIVENTIKHAVRADVRTTLVIEAFLDDLAEEPVICLTVRDTGEGFTDEVLEAVRSGQAAEAGREHIGLWNVRERLRLQYGNRARMDCYNDDPHGAVVELVIPVSPVQDGKELSDDASFTDRG; encoded by the coding sequence ATGTTTAGCCATATCAAGGCAATTCCTTGGAATTCGATTCGCGTCAAGCTGGTGCTTGGCCTTTTGGGCGTGGCAATCCCTTTAATCGCTTTACTGATTTATATGAGCTATTACAGTGTGAACGTCATTCATAACCAGGTGGCGGTTTCCAATAAAAATATGATCTCCATCCAAATGCGGCAGATCGATAACCAGCTATCGGAGATCGAGCGGCATCTGGTGAATCTGTCCAGGTCGGAGGTCAGTGTGCTGACGATGAAAGATGCCGTGCCGGACAATACGTATATGATGGCCAAAAGCGATGTTTCCCGGAAGCTGTCCTCCGACCTTTCGGTATATCCTTACATCGACGGGCTTTTCGTATATTCTTTGCCGCGGCATGATTTTGTGGAAGCATACAAAGGGCCCATGAATTATAACGGATTGTTGAAAATGCGAGAATACCTGCAGGAAAGCAGCACAAACCAGGACCGTTTCTACGGAATGGAGGCGAACTGGCAGCTGCAAGTGATCGAAGGGACCTATTATGCGATCAAGGTACTAAGGGATGACCATATCAGTATCGGGTCCTGGGTATCCCTTAAAACCTTGATGTCGCCGTTGTCGGTTCTGAACACGGGTGAAACGGGAGCTATGCTGTTCGTCGACGACCAAGGGAAGCCGCTCTACAGCACGAAGCCCCTGCAAGATGAAGCGTTGGATTTCACTCATGGTTTCAACAGCTATTACATGTCAGGCAAGGATAAAGACTATCTGATCGTAGGAGAGACATCAAAGAAAGCGGAGCTTAGCATGGTCGCCGTCATTCCGGACAAGCTGACCCTCGAAAATCTGCCATATCTGAAAAAAACGGCTGCCTTCCTCTCGGCATTCGCTATTTTATTGCTGCCGGTCAGCTTGTGGTTCCTGCGGAAAGTGCTGCTTCGGCCGCTGCAGAAGATCGTTCAGTTAATGCGAAGAATCGGGGAAGGGAACTTCAATTTGCGAATCGAGAAGATGCCGTCCGCCCCCGAGGAGTTTCAGCTGGTATACCGCACCTTCGATCAGATGGTGTCGCAAATTGAAAAGCTGAAGATCGACGTCTATGAAGAGCAATTGAGCAAGCAGCGGGCAGAGCTGAAGCAGCTTCAGCTCCAGATCAACCCGCATTTTTTCATGAATTCCTTGAATATTTTGTACCACTTGGCACAGGTGAAGCGGTACGAATTGATCCAGGAGATGACGCTCTGTCTGGTTCAATACTTCAGATATATGTTCCAGAGCAATAACCAGTCGCTGGTTCTATTCAAGGATGAGCTGCAGCATACGAGAAATTATTTGCGGATTCAACAGCTGCGGCTCCCTTATCAATTCGAAAGCGAGATTCATGTTCCGGAGTATCTGCTCGAGACCCCGGTTCCTCCGCTGATGCTGCAGACGATTGTAGAGAACACGATCAAGCATGCCGTAAGGGCCGACGTGCGGACAACGCTGGTCATTGAAGCGTTCCTTGACGATTTGGCGGAAGAGCCGGTCATATGTCTGACCGTTCGGGATACCGGAGAAGGCTTTACAGATGAAGTGCTGGAGGCGGTCCGCAGCGGACAAGCGGCAGAGGCCGGGAGAGAGCATATTGGCTTGTGGAATGTACGGGAACGGCTGCGCCTGCAATACGGGAATCGGGCAAGGATGGACTGCTATAACGACGATCCGCACGGGGCGGTCGTCGAGCTCGTCATTCCGGTAAGCCCTGTGCAGGATGGGAAGGAGTTGAGCGACGATGCGTCATTTACTGATCGTGGATGA
- a CDS encoding alpha/beta hydrolase — protein sequence MIWKIIKWMLSIIVFVIIGGLLLVNLTPVPFIYWLRSQPEASPAAPLNWAELQQVVEVHQDLPYPSAFKSNNMDIYLPKDRAGKLPTILWVHGGAFVSGDKSGTAHWCTMMASEGYAVVSMNYEVAPEARYPAPVLQMTEVYLHLKELADYPSLDLDRLIVGGDSAGAQIASQFIAIQTNADLAQRMGIEQAVPMDSLQAALLYCGPYNVKQLASVTGRFEKFFLNQLGWAYIGTRDWKDGAEAEEASTTNHVTGDFPPTFITDGNTGSFEHHGKELEARLQEASVPVTSLFYPLSYGEVQHEYQFQLNTKEAMECFEMTLTFLEEHLLER from the coding sequence TTGATATGGAAGATTATAAAATGGATGCTGTCCATCATCGTTTTTGTTATCATAGGAGGGCTTCTGCTTGTCAATCTAACGCCCGTTCCCTTCATCTATTGGCTGCGCAGCCAGCCCGAAGCATCGCCCGCAGCACCTTTGAATTGGGCGGAGCTTCAGCAAGTGGTAGAGGTTCATCAAGACCTCCCATACCCTTCAGCATTTAAATCCAACAATATGGACATATACCTTCCCAAAGACCGTGCCGGCAAACTGCCCACGATTCTATGGGTGCACGGGGGCGCATTTGTGTCAGGAGATAAATCGGGTACCGCCCATTGGTGTACGATGATGGCCAGCGAAGGCTATGCGGTCGTCAGCATGAACTATGAGGTGGCTCCTGAGGCACGATACCCGGCACCGGTCCTTCAAATGACGGAGGTTTATCTGCACCTGAAGGAGCTTGCGGATTACCCGTCCTTGGATTTGGACCGTCTCATTGTCGGCGGAGACTCCGCCGGTGCCCAAATTGCCTCCCAATTCATCGCCATTCAGACCAATGCCGACTTGGCGCAGCGGATGGGAATTGAACAAGCGGTTCCGATGGATTCCCTGCAAGCCGCCCTCCTGTATTGCGGTCCGTATAACGTCAAACAGCTGGCGAGCGTAACCGGCAGATTCGAGAAGTTCTTTCTGAATCAGCTGGGGTGGGCCTATATTGGAACGCGGGATTGGAAGGATGGCGCCGAAGCGGAAGAGGCTTCAACAACAAACCATGTGACCGGCGATTTTCCGCCAACCTTTATTACGGACGGCAACACGGGCTCTTTTGAGCATCACGGCAAGGAATTGGAGGCGCGGCTTCAAGAGGCCAGCGTGCCCGTAACATCATTGTTTTACCCGTTGTCCTATGGCGAGGTGCAGCACGAGTATCAATTTCAGCTTAACACCAAAGAGGCCATGGAATGCTTTGAGATGACGTTAACGTTTTTAGAAGAGCATTTGTTAGAGCGGTGA
- a CDS encoding metallophosphoesterase family protein → MEKKLTFREDGTFVIVQFSDVEFIDAEDLDPETPLLDSMTRAAMDRIIALEQPDLVVFAGDLIASARSKDPLQSFRSAVAAAEENRVPWAAVFGNHDSEGNVPRKRMHEEQLRHAYCVAKPDPPGLSGAGNYVLTVDDQAGKPAAALFFLDSGDYSATEAVGGYDWIRRDQIEWYVSQSRRLAEQNGGTPLPALAFFHIPLPEYKKVWETSVCEGHCSEWISSPKVNSGLFAAMVEMGDVMGTFVGHDHSNDYSGMLHGIRLCYGRSTRYVSYVDGVRMDKFPTGARIIRIIAGERQLETWIRQSDGLIGEMPLHEPGARQNHQ, encoded by the coding sequence TTGGAGAAGAAGCTGACATTTCGTGAGGACGGCACGTTTGTTATCGTACAGTTTTCCGATGTTGAGTTTATAGATGCGGAGGATCTGGATCCGGAGACGCCGCTGCTCGACTCAATGACGAGGGCGGCGATGGACAGGATCATCGCTCTTGAGCAGCCGGATCTTGTTGTATTCGCGGGAGATTTGATTGCAAGCGCAAGGAGCAAGGATCCGCTCCAATCATTCCGCAGCGCGGTTGCTGCTGCTGAAGAAAACCGCGTGCCGTGGGCGGCGGTGTTTGGCAATCATGATTCGGAGGGAAATGTTCCCCGAAAGAGGATGCATGAGGAGCAGCTACGTCATGCATATTGCGTCGCCAAACCGGATCCTCCGGGGTTGAGCGGAGCGGGAAATTATGTGCTGACGGTTGACGATCAAGCGGGGAAGCCGGCTGCTGCGTTGTTTTTCCTTGACAGCGGCGATTACTCCGCGACAGAGGCAGTGGGTGGATACGACTGGATCCGCCGTGATCAAATCGAATGGTACGTCTCCCAATCCCGGCGATTGGCCGAACAGAACGGCGGGACGCCTTTGCCGGCACTGGCATTTTTCCATATTCCGCTGCCGGAATACAAGAAGGTGTGGGAGACCTCTGTGTGCGAGGGCCATTGCAGCGAGTGGATCAGCTCACCTAAAGTGAATTCAGGCTTGTTCGCGGCGATGGTGGAAATGGGGGATGTGATGGGCACTTTTGTCGGCCATGACCACTCGAACGATTATTCCGGAATGCTGCACGGCATCCGCCTTTGTTACGGCAGGTCTACGCGTTATGTCAGTTATGTAGACGGTGTACGGATGGATAAATTCCCGACGGGCGCACGAATCATTCGAATCATAGCGGGCGAGCGGCAGCTTGAGACGTGGATTCGCCAGAGCGACGGATTGATCGGGGAAATGCCCCTACATGAGCCGGGTGCTCGGCAGAACCATCAATAA
- a CDS encoding MFS transporter, which translates to MTGGDGAKERRQIVIVGIVTALTLFGDSMLYIVLPVYWKEAGLDALWQVGVLLSVNRLVRLPLNPLIGWLYHRMSLRTGLFMSVGLAALTTAGYGMFEGFVLWIALRAVWGIAWSLLRMGGYLTVIRYSDDSNRGRLMGTYNGLWRLGSLVGVLFGGVLVPMIGLQSVSILFGIMALIGLPLIAVSISEGKASGTHRMDSPRGAGDSVWSLQVKKIVISGLIISLLHAVFGATLTYLIDTSHPGGIPWFGWMIGSTALGGVLTALRCAWEPFLASWFGHHTDGPRGRLPLFMVSLAGAAAGYALLPWQLPIGIWIGIVIFVMITSTALGTVMDAMASDAAKKTSVITVMTAYSVSTDLGAAIGPTLIYWVVGLQYGMTSMYLACAAVFIGIGLWYWQDGTRKGRRVLGEEADIS; encoded by the coding sequence ATGACGGGCGGGGACGGCGCCAAAGAACGGCGACAGATTGTGATTGTCGGTATCGTTACCGCACTGACTCTCTTCGGTGATTCGATGCTGTATATCGTTTTGCCGGTATATTGGAAGGAAGCGGGACTGGACGCGCTTTGGCAGGTCGGCGTACTGCTATCTGTCAATCGTCTCGTCAGGCTCCCCCTTAACCCCCTGATCGGGTGGCTGTATCACCGCATGTCGCTGCGTACCGGTCTGTTTATGTCCGTCGGGCTGGCGGCGCTTACGACAGCGGGATACGGCATGTTCGAAGGGTTCGTGCTATGGATCGCCCTTCGTGCCGTGTGGGGGATTGCATGGTCCTTGCTGCGAATGGGCGGATATTTGACCGTCATCCGCTATTCCGACGATTCGAATCGGGGGCGCTTGATGGGTACGTATAACGGATTGTGGCGACTTGGCAGCTTGGTCGGCGTACTGTTCGGAGGGGTGCTTGTGCCCATGATCGGATTGCAATCCGTCTCCATACTATTCGGGATCATGGCTTTGATCGGGCTTCCGCTCATCGCCGTATCCATAAGCGAGGGAAAAGCTTCGGGGACGCATCGGATGGATTCACCTCGCGGTGCGGGGGACTCGGTCTGGTCGCTGCAAGTCAAAAAAATCGTGATTAGCGGATTAATAATATCGCTGCTGCACGCCGTGTTCGGCGCGACGCTTACGTATCTCATCGACACAAGCCATCCCGGCGGGATCCCTTGGTTCGGGTGGATGATCGGAAGCACCGCTTTAGGCGGCGTATTGACGGCACTACGCTGTGCATGGGAGCCGTTCCTGGCCAGCTGGTTCGGACATCATACCGATGGGCCGAGAGGAAGGCTTCCTCTGTTTATGGTATCGCTGGCGGGCGCTGCGGCAGGTTATGCTTTGCTGCCGTGGCAGCTGCCGATAGGCATATGGATCGGTATCGTTATTTTCGTTATGATTACCAGCACAGCACTTGGCACCGTGATGGACGCTATGGCATCCGACGCAGCGAAGAAAACATCGGTCATTACCGTCATGACCGCTTATTCCGTATCTACCGATTTAGGAGCTGCAATCGGCCCGACGCTGATATACTGGGTGGTCGGATTGCAGTATGGCATGACTTCCATGTATCTGGCATGCGCAGCTGTATTTATTGGGATCGGATTATGGTACTGGCAGGATGGTACGAGGAAAGGGAGGAGAGTCCTTGGAGAAGAAGCTGACATTTCGTGA
- a CDS encoding DeoR/GlpR family DNA-binding transcription regulator produces the protein MFAEQRHQIIIQKLNQDKSIRASELMEHFGVSFETIRRDLEYLESEGYLRRVHGGAIPRDPDYSHEIPLPIRESIFMEEKKELAQIAVRYVTEGMSVALDPSTTNTEIAKVLKTKFDRLTIITNSLPIVNELVTMPGYTVIMTGGVIRHEELSIIGDLTEEFTSRFHADLFFMSMSGVTLEAGITDNAIGEVQVKKIMHANAKRTIALADSSKFGQNSLIKVCGASEVERFVTDSNIDKKLVDQFSKSGIDIVYK, from the coding sequence TTGTTTGCTGAACAGCGGCATCAAATCATCATTCAGAAATTGAATCAGGACAAATCGATTCGGGCGTCAGAGCTCATGGAGCATTTCGGGGTTTCGTTCGAGACGATTAGACGGGACCTTGAATACCTGGAAAGCGAAGGCTATCTGCGCCGGGTGCACGGCGGGGCGATTCCGAGAGATCCGGATTACAGCCACGAAATTCCGCTTCCGATCCGTGAATCGATCTTTATGGAAGAGAAGAAGGAGCTGGCTCAAATCGCGGTTCGTTATGTGACCGAAGGAATGTCCGTCGCGCTGGACCCAAGTACGACAAACACGGAGATTGCTAAGGTGCTGAAGACGAAATTCGACCGACTAACGATTATTACCAACTCGCTTCCGATTGTGAATGAGCTCGTCACGATGCCAGGATATACGGTAATCATGACCGGGGGCGTCATTCGTCATGAAGAGCTGAGCATCATCGGCGATCTGACGGAGGAATTTACATCCCGCTTTCACGCGGATTTATTTTTTATGAGCATGAGCGGGGTTACGTTAGAAGCGGGGATTACGGATAACGCCATCGGCGAGGTTCAGGTGAAAAAAATCATGCACGCCAACGCCAAGCGAACCATTGCCCTCGCAGACAGCAGCAAGTTCGGACAAAACTCGTTGATCAAAGTATGCGGGGCAAGCGAAGTCGAACGGTTTGTAACGGATTCGAACATCGATAAGAAGCTGGTTGATCAATTCAGCAAGAGTGGCATCGATATCGTATATAAATAG
- a CDS encoding ABC transporter permease, whose amino-acid sequence MKGLSLLIFDLRFQWRHGFYFVYVFVCVCYWILLRFIPETYKETTAIALTFSDPAALGLIMAGGMVLLERDQGVHDPLFVTPVHIRDYLLAKAGSLSVLSLAAGWAIHAASGSLPQSPLAFSVGIVLTSTFMTLLSIGVAARHRTINGFILMVQVYALPFVLPLLGYFHLWHTDLFLLLPTEGTLRLLGSPSGGLSVNPLLYVFILLIWNAAAYIWAQRSYSRNVLMQIGEGGDGSGKI is encoded by the coding sequence ATGAAAGGCTTATCCCTGTTGATATTCGACCTGCGATTCCAATGGCGTCATGGATTCTATTTCGTTTATGTATTCGTTTGTGTCTGCTATTGGATTCTGCTTCGGTTCATTCCAGAGACATATAAGGAGACGACGGCAATAGCGCTGACCTTCAGTGATCCTGCAGCTTTAGGACTTATCATGGCAGGCGGGATGGTTTTGTTGGAGAGGGACCAAGGCGTCCACGATCCGCTGTTCGTCACGCCGGTTCATATTCGGGATTATTTGCTGGCGAAGGCCGGATCGCTGTCCGTCTTGTCCCTTGCGGCAGGATGGGCCATTCATGCGGCGAGCGGCAGCCTTCCGCAGTCACCGCTTGCTTTTTCTGTAGGTATCGTCCTGACGTCAACCTTTATGACCTTGCTATCGATAGGCGTGGCGGCACGACATCGTACCATCAATGGTTTTATTCTGATGGTGCAAGTCTACGCTTTGCCATTTGTCCTTCCATTGCTGGGCTACTTTCATTTATGGCATACGGATCTGTTTCTCCTGCTTCCGACCGAAGGAACACTCCGATTACTCGGTTCTCCTTCTGGCGGCCTGTCCGTAAATCCCCTTCTTTACGTATTCATCCTATTGATCTGGAATGCCGCAGCATATATCTGGGCACAACGCTCATATTCACGAAATGTGCTGATGCAGATCGGTGAAGGAGGGGATGGCAGTGGCAAAATATAA
- a CDS encoding ABC transporter ATP-binding protein, with protein sequence MIEVKGLHFTYPNRSEQTLCGLDFVIPAGEIFGFLGPSGAGKSTTQKLLIGVLKGYQGSVKVMGSEIRDIGPDYYERIGVAFEFPNFYSKFTVLENLKLFRSLYKGKTEDPMRLLEQVNLADAANMKVSQLSKGMKMRLNFCRALLHDPDILFLDEPTSGLDPVNAKRMKELILAKKAAGKTVLITTHNMQAAEELCDRVAFIVDGEIKLIDSPRELKLRKGRKELRVEYRKNGQLKEALFPLDGIGGNDQFLKIIKNDMLETIHSQEASLEQIFIEVTGRQLI encoded by the coding sequence ATGATCGAAGTAAAAGGTCTTCATTTTACCTATCCGAACCGGAGCGAGCAAACACTGTGCGGACTGGATTTTGTGATCCCTGCCGGAGAAATCTTCGGATTCCTCGGTCCTTCCGGCGCGGGTAAAAGTACGACTCAAAAGCTGCTGATCGGCGTGCTGAAGGGCTACCAGGGAAGTGTAAAAGTAATGGGCAGCGAGATCAGGGATATCGGTCCCGACTATTACGAACGAATCGGGGTTGCCTTTGAATTCCCGAACTTCTACAGCAAATTTACGGTTCTTGAGAATTTAAAGCTCTTTCGCTCCCTCTACAAGGGAAAAACCGAGGATCCTATGCGTCTGCTGGAGCAAGTCAATCTTGCAGATGCCGCAAACATGAAGGTGTCCCAGCTGTCCAAAGGGATGAAGATGAGGCTGAACTTCTGCCGGGCGCTGCTGCACGATCCGGATATCCTTTTTCTGGATGAGCCCACCTCCGGCTTGGACCCGGTGAACGCGAAACGGATGAAGGAATTGATACTGGCGAAAAAGGCGGCGGGGAAGACCGTCCTGATCACAACGCATAATATGCAAGCGGCAGAGGAGCTTTGCGATCGGGTAGCCTTTATTGTCGACGGTGAAATCAAACTGATCGATTCGCCAAGAGAATTGAAGCTGCGCAAGGGAAGGAAGGAGCTTCGCGTCGAATATCGCAAGAACGGCCAGTTAAAGGAAGCCTTATTTCCTCTTGACGGAATCGGCGGGAATGATCAATTTCTTAAGATCATTAAGAATGATATGCTCGAAACGATTCATTCGCAGGAGGCATCCCTTGAACAAATTTTTATCGAGGTGACGGGGAGGCAGCTGATATGA
- a CDS encoding TetR/AcrR family transcriptional regulator — MPKKFSEQEREWIRQKLLSEGRHQFETAGLRKTSVEDLTKAAGIAQGSFYMFFASKEELYYELLLEEEQRIRNAVLDLFPPEKVNSKEGIRRFLSYSIRMMDESPLLRKMMDRGELEMLFRKLPKAQLERNFREDQEALLPIITAWQRAGILSGIPSESIVGMIRSLALLSLHKNDIGEAQYAASIELLVELLSAGMLAVSRPAEGDEPV; from the coding sequence ATGCCAAAAAAGTTTTCCGAGCAGGAACGCGAATGGATCCGTCAGAAATTGCTTTCGGAGGGGCGGCACCAATTTGAAACGGCAGGTCTTCGCAAAACGAGCGTGGAGGATTTGACGAAGGCTGCCGGTATTGCCCAAGGTTCGTTTTACATGTTTTTCGCCTCGAAAGAGGAATTGTATTATGAACTGCTGCTGGAAGAGGAACAGCGTATCCGCAATGCTGTGCTGGATTTATTCCCTCCGGAGAAGGTTAACAGCAAGGAAGGCATCCGGCGATTCCTTTCCTATTCAATAAGAATGATGGATGAAAGCCCGCTCCTCCGGAAAATGATGGATCGTGGCGAGTTGGAAATGTTATTCAGGAAGTTGCCCAAGGCGCAGCTAGAACGCAACTTTAGGGAGGATCAAGAAGCGCTCTTGCCGATCATTACGGCCTGGCAAAGAGCGGGCATTTTATCCGGTATCCCTTCCGAATCGATTGTGGGGATGATTCGATCCTTGGCCTTGCTGTCACTTCACAAGAATGACATCGGAGAGGCCCAATATGCGGCATCGATCGAGCTGCTGGTCGAATTGTTATCGGCTGGTATGCTTGCGGTGTCAAGGCCTGCTGAAGGAGACGAGCCGGTATGA
- a CDS encoding histidine phosphatase family protein — MSTGFYLVRHAVKQKGIGDVSISPLGIQQARMTAAYFRNVPISRICCSPLNRAKQTAKIIAEAVNKPFMVEIRLRERANWGDLPGQTFQEFIGMWNRCTRERDFVPPVGDSARKAGERLSSCLVELSAQHPNEKIVIVTHGGLITDFMVNEFSQDELNAYHPDFVQAQSRLVPECSITHIKYVDGRPVLIDFATITHLLLLG; from the coding sequence ATGAGCACGGGCTTTTACCTGGTTAGACATGCCGTAAAGCAGAAAGGAATTGGAGATGTGTCCATTTCCCCCTTAGGGATACAGCAGGCTCGGATGACAGCAGCCTATTTTCGTAATGTGCCCATAAGCAGAATCTGCTGCAGTCCCCTTAATCGAGCCAAGCAGACCGCTAAAATCATTGCTGAAGCTGTCAATAAACCTTTCATGGTAGAGATTCGGTTAAGGGAGCGGGCAAACTGGGGAGATCTACCCGGACAAACATTTCAAGAGTTTATCGGGATGTGGAATCGCTGCACCCGGGAAAGAGATTTTGTCCCCCCGGTCGGAGATTCAGCTCGCAAGGCAGGCGAACGGTTGTCTTCATGCTTAGTGGAGCTTTCGGCACAACACCCAAATGAGAAGATCGTGATCGTGACCCATGGCGGATTAATTACGGACTTTATGGTAAACGAATTTTCCCAAGATGAGTTGAATGCGTATCACCCGGACTTTGTTCAAGCGCAGAGTCGACTGGTCCCTGAGTGTTCTATTACTCATATAAAATACGTTGATGGGCGACCTGTATTAATCGATTTTGCAACTATAACGCACTTACTCCTTTTGGGATAA
- a CDS encoding FAD-dependent oxidoreductase, whose product MNKKTANLLVNHWAIYGRTRLVHEKDRPLMPEVLKTSGIHAIGRSGDGIFFTTMAFRESPHAAFSRMGVAQPPPLVDDYTMWAVLMPKERFQQYQTTSDPDLLFRVAQNISRNFHPVIQRLIQHADVDYTMRVTFKAGRKPSVWPNARVIFMGDAVHAMPLTGAHGGNTALRDARLLADKLETAMKQEEDFETAIADYYHEMSKYAFREVEASKTMMKRFR is encoded by the coding sequence GTGAATAAGAAAACCGCAAATCTACTCGTGAACCATTGGGCGATTTATGGCCGCACAAGATTGGTTCATGAAAAGGATAGGCCATTGATGCCTGAAGTACTGAAAACAAGCGGTATCCACGCTATCGGCCGTTCAGGCGACGGCATCTTTTTTACGACGATGGCCTTTCGCGAATCTCCGCATGCAGCTTTCTCCCGAATGGGAGTCGCGCAGCCGCCTCCCTTGGTTGATGATTATACCATGTGGGCTGTTCTCATGCCCAAAGAACGGTTCCAACAATATCAAACAACCTCTGACCCCGACTTGCTGTTTCGGGTGGCCCAAAACATTTCGCGAAACTTTCACCCGGTGATCCAGCGTCTGATCCAGCATGCGGACGTAGATTATACGATGAGAGTCACATTCAAGGCTGGAAGAAAACCCTCCGTTTGGCCGAACGCACGCGTTATTTTTATGGGTGATGCGGTCCATGCCATGCCTCTTACCGGAGCGCATGGGGGCAACACGGCCTTGCGTGATGCACGTCTCCTCGCCGACAAGCTTGAGACTGCGATGAAGCAGGAAGAGGATTTTGAAACAGCGATAGCCGATTATTATCATGAAATGAGTAAATATGCGTTCCGCGAGGTTGAAGCATCAAAGACCATGATGAAACGATTCCGATGA
- a CDS encoding Gfo/Idh/MocA family protein codes for MKKVSVALIGAGLRGINYLEYALQHPMELEVAAVAEPVRERRESFKHRHWIDDAHCFEDWDAFFAAPKMADAVLICTQDKQHFEPTMRALQAGYHVLLEKPMSPDPEECIRMGEMASKAGKVFSICHVLRYSPFFRTLKELLEKGVIGRLMSIQHNENVGYWHQAHSFVRGNWRRKDESSPMILAKSCHDLDILLWLADADCVRVSSFGSLTHFTAAEAPEGAPLRCLDGCPAADECLYYAPNLYLTADTNWPTSAISDDMSYSARYKALQEGPYGRCVYHCDNDVVDHQVVNLEFSNSVTAAFTMSAFTRDVSRTIKLMGTRGEIRGAMEKNEIEIIHFGSGKVERISFEDMGGHVGHGGGDMRLIKDFLKLVRDGGHTQGLTSADRSVQSHLMAFAAEQSRIEGSVIRLDEFRQRYTAK; via the coding sequence ATGAAAAAAGTGTCGGTTGCATTAATCGGAGCCGGGCTTCGCGGAATCAATTATCTGGAGTATGCATTGCAGCACCCCATGGAGCTCGAAGTCGCCGCCGTGGCGGAGCCGGTTCGGGAGCGAAGAGAGAGCTTTAAGCATAGGCATTGGATCGATGATGCCCATTGCTTCGAGGATTGGGACGCATTTTTTGCCGCGCCCAAGATGGCTGACGCCGTCCTGATCTGCACCCAGGATAAGCAGCATTTCGAGCCGACGATGCGCGCGCTTCAGGCGGGCTATCATGTGCTGCTCGAGAAGCCGATGTCGCCGGATCCGGAAGAATGCATACGGATGGGGGAGATGGCTTCGAAGGCGGGCAAGGTGTTTTCAATCTGCCACGTGCTCCGGTATTCGCCGTTCTTCCGGACGCTGAAAGAGCTGCTGGAAAAGGGCGTGATCGGCCGCCTGATGTCCATCCAGCATAATGAAAATGTGGGGTACTGGCATCAGGCACACAGCTTTGTAAGAGGAAATTGGCGCCGCAAGGACGAATCCAGCCCTATGATTCTGGCAAAATCCTGCCATGACCTGGACATTTTGCTTTGGCTGGCGGATGCGGACTGCGTTCGGGTATCCTCCTTCGGTTCACTCACTCATTTTACGGCTGCCGAAGCGCCGGAAGGAGCACCGCTGCGTTGTCTCGACGGGTGCCCGGCAGCGGATGAATGCCTGTACTATGCGCCGAATTTATATCTAACGGCGGATACGAACTGGCCGACCTCCGCCATCAGCGACGACATGAGCTACAGTGCGCGGTATAAGGCGCTGCAGGAAGGGCCGTACGGCCGATGCGTTTACCATTGCGATAACGACGTGGTTGATCACCAGGTGGTGAATTTAGAGTTTTCGAACAGCGTCACGGCAGCATTTACGATGAGTGCCTTTACAAGGGACGTGAGCCGGACGATCAAGCTGATGGGAACGCGCGGTGAGATCCGGGGAGCCATGGAAAAAAACGAAATCGAGATCATTCATTTTGGCAGCGGGAAGGTCGAAAGGATTTCCTTTGAGGATATGGGCGGTCATGTCGGTCATGGGGGCGGGGACATGCGGCTGATTAAGGATTTTCTGAAGCTGGTCCGCGACGGGGGTCATACGCAAGGACTCACCTCGGCGGACCGATCGGTGCAGAGCCACCTGATGGCCTTTGCGGCCGAGCAATCCCGAATCGAGGGATCGGTTATTCGTCTTGATGAATTTCGACAGCGATATACCGCCAAATGA